One window from the genome of Buchnera aphidicola (Macrosiphoniella sanborni) encodes:
- a CDS encoding cell division protein FtsL — protein MKIQRYDLFKIIKNDFILYTQMHLILLFIIILSASFIIITVYETRLLISQEEELLIQKKKKNDDWRNLIIEKNALSNHSTI, from the coding sequence ATGAAGATTCAACGTTATGATTTATTTAAAATTATTAAAAATGATTTTATTTTATACACTCAAATGCATTTAATATTATTATTCATAATAATATTATCTGCTAGTTTTATTATTATCACAGTATACGAAACTCGTTTATTAATTAGTCAAGAAGAAGAACTTTTAATTCAAAAAAAAAAAAAGAATGATGATTGGAGAAATTTAATTATTGAAAAAAATGCTTTATCGAATCATTCTACAATTTAA
- the ftsI gene encoding peptidoglycan glycosyltransferase FtsI, translating into MYKKDKIISFKEQTIKKNIYLNWRFFILYIFIILSFLILIFRVIFLQIINSDKLILAGDLRTSRIESLLNTRGIINDRRGYPLAVTVSVNAICANPSEIINSGNILNNQRWKALSKVLSIPLKTIFLRIQHHKQSKFIYLARQITPNIGEYIQQLHLPGIFLLQESKRYYPSGRIAAQLVGITNIDGIGIEGIEKSFNTLLIGKPGKRKIQKDNKGHVIENISLIQKNKSNNLTLSIDQKLQTIVYHKLYEAVIKNNADSGTAILINIKTGEILAMANCPSYNPNNIQYAVKKNIRNRAITDMFEPGSTVKPIVIMEALRLGVIKENSIIQTKPFFIKKHKIQDVTYNEKLSITGILQKSSNVGISKIALSIPTIKLINSYINFGLGQPTQLGLIGEKNGLLPKKKNLSNLEKATFSFGYGLMVTPLQLTRLYATIGSGGIYRPLSILKVNKPVPGVRIFPQEYVDKVMNMMENVAKPGGGGVQAAIKGYRIAIKTGTAKKLGINGQYIKKYIAYTAGISPVSNPMFSLVVIIDNPQGKKYYGGAVSAPVFRKIMQLILKKMNIKPDNLLNKKI; encoded by the coding sequence ATGTACAAGAAAGACAAAATAATTTCTTTTAAAGAGCAAACCATAAAAAAAAATATTTATTTAAATTGGCGTTTTTTTATATTATATATTTTTATTATTCTATCTTTTCTAATTTTAATTTTTCGTGTCATATTTTTACAAATTATTAATTCAGACAAATTAATACTAGCAGGTGATCTGAGAACATCAAGAATAGAATCTTTACTTAATACAAGAGGTATTATCAATGATCGTAGAGGATATCCATTAGCTGTAACTGTATCAGTTAATGCAATTTGCGCAAATCCATCAGAAATTATTAATAGTGGTAATATTCTGAATAATCAACGCTGGAAAGCTTTATCCAAAGTTCTTTCTATTCCATTAAAAACTATATTTTTACGAATTCAGCATCACAAACAATCTAAATTCATCTATTTAGCACGCCAAATAACTCCTAATATTGGAGAATATATTCAACAATTACATTTACCCGGCATATTTTTATTACAAGAATCGAAAAGATATTATCCTTCTGGAAGAATTGCTGCTCAACTTGTAGGTATAACAAATATAGATGGTATAGGAATTGAAGGAATAGAAAAAAGCTTTAATACACTTTTAATAGGAAAACCAGGAAAAAGAAAAATACAAAAAGATAACAAAGGTCATGTTATTGAAAATATATCTTTAATTCAAAAAAATAAATCAAATAACTTGACATTAAGTATTGATCAAAAACTACAAACTATTGTATATCATAAATTGTATGAAGCAGTTATAAAAAATAATGCTGATTCTGGAACTGCTATTTTAATAAATATTAAAACTGGAGAAATATTAGCAATGGCAAATTGCCCATCATATAATCCTAATAATATACAATATGCAGTTAAAAAAAATATCCGTAATAGAGCAATTACAGATATGTTTGAACCTGGCTCAACAGTAAAACCTATAGTCATTATGGAAGCATTAAGATTAGGCGTCATCAAAGAAAATTCTATTATTCAAACAAAGCCATTTTTTATTAAAAAACATAAAATTCAAGATGTTACTTATAACGAAAAACTTAGTATAACTGGAATTTTGCAAAAATCAAGCAATGTAGGAATATCAAAAATAGCATTGTCCATACCTACTATAAAATTAATTAATAGCTATATTAATTTTGGATTAGGACAACCAACTCAATTAGGATTAATTGGGGAAAAAAATGGATTACTGCCTAAAAAAAAAAATTTGTCTAATTTAGAAAAAGCTACTTTTTCTTTTGGTTATGGACTCATGGTAACTCCTCTTCAACTCACACGATTATACGCTACTATTGGTAGTGGTGGAATATACCGACCTCTTTCTATTCTGAAAGTGAATAAACCTGTTCCGGGAGTAAGAATTTTTCCTCAAGAATATGTTGATAAAGTAATGAATATGATGGAAAATGTTGCAAAACCAGGTGGAGGGGGGGTACAAGCTGCAATTAAAGGATATCGTATTGCTATTAAAACAGGAACCGCGAAAAAATTAGGAATAAATGGACAATATATCAAAAAATATATAGCTTATACTGCAGGAATTTCTCCAGTTAGTAATCCAATGTTTTCATTAGTTGTCATTATAGATAATCCACAAGGAAAAAAATATTATGGAGGCGCAGTTTCTGCTCCAGTATTTAGAAAAATTATGCAATTAATATTAAAAAAAATGAATATTAAACCTGATAATTTATTAAATAAAAAAATTTAA
- the murE gene encoding UDP-N-acetylmuramoyl-L-alanyl-D-glutamate--2,6-diaminopimelate ligase, producing MNQTCLKYLLSPWLKYIPKKNISNLNTDSRTINKGELFLAISGTKKDGRNFIFQAIKKKAAAILYETKIKEEHGICEYIYNIPIIKFLDLSKNISILASRFYHEPEKKLKIIGVTGTNGKTTVIQLINQLNHLLGQKTATMGTLGNGFHNHLYPTKNTTSSPIFIHSFLSKVYKKKTKLVTMEVSSHGLIQNRVKSIPFYIAIFTNLTQDHLDYHENMEKYASAKWLLFSKHKVQKIILNADDQYGQKWLKKLFNCYTVAVTIKNPTQKKYAKKWLNATHIKYYNNYVNIKFESSWGDSEISSCLIGDFNVTNLLLSLAALLEIGHNLSDIVTLCKNIQPINGRMQIFTKNNKPIFIVDYAHTPDALKKTLNAIKLHYKKYIWCIFGCGGEKDITKRSIMGAIAEKMSNQVIITNDNPRNEKERNIIKNILSGCKKKNKIFVIPNRKKAISYAYFKAKNNHIIFVAGKGHENKQIFHNRSIIYSDQQTILNLLEKHI from the coding sequence ATGAATCAAACTTGCTTAAAATATTTATTATCCCCATGGTTAAAATATATTCCAAAAAAAAATATTTCTAATTTAAATACAGATAGCAGAACTATAAATAAAGGAGAATTATTTTTAGCTATTTCAGGCACGAAAAAAGATGGACGTAATTTTATTTTTCAAGCTATTAAAAAAAAAGCAGCAGCTATACTATATGAAACTAAAATAAAAGAAGAACATGGAATATGTGAATATATTTATAATATTCCTATAATAAAATTTCTTGATTTATCTAAGAATATATCTATATTAGCAAGTCGATTTTATCACGAACCAGAAAAAAAATTAAAAATTATTGGTGTCACTGGAACTAATGGAAAAACTACTGTAATACAATTAATTAATCAATTAAATCATCTTTTAGGACAAAAAACAGCAACTATGGGAACTTTAGGTAATGGTTTTCATAATCATCTATATCCAACAAAAAATACCACATCTTCTCCTATTTTTATTCATTCGTTTTTATCAAAAGTATACAAAAAAAAAACTAAGTTAGTTACTATGGAAGTATCTTCACATGGTTTAATACAAAATCGCGTAAAATCTATTCCTTTTTATATTGCAATATTTACAAATCTAACACAAGATCATTTAGATTACCATGAAAATATGGAAAAATATGCATCAGCAAAATGGTTATTATTTAGCAAACACAAAGTACAAAAAATTATATTGAACGCTGATGACCAATATGGTCAAAAATGGTTAAAAAAATTATTTAATTGTTATACAGTAGCTGTGACCATTAAAAATCCTACTCAAAAAAAATATGCTAAAAAATGGTTAAATGCTACTCATATTAAATATTATAATAACTATGTTAATATTAAATTTGAATCTAGTTGGGGGGATAGTGAAATATCATCTTGTTTAATCGGAGATTTCAATGTAACAAATCTTTTATTATCTTTAGCTGCTCTTTTAGAAATTGGACATAATTTATCAGATATTGTAACTCTTTGTAAAAACATACAACCTATAAATGGTCGCATGCAAATATTTACTAAAAATAATAAACCAATTTTTATCGTCGATTATGCACATACACCTGATGCCTTAAAAAAAACACTAAATGCTATTAAATTACACTATAAAAAATATATATGGTGTATATTTGGATGTGGAGGAGAAAAAGATATCACTAAACGTTCAATTATGGGAGCTATTGCGGAAAAAATGTCTAATCAAGTAATTATTACTAATGATAATCCAAGAAATGAAAAAGAAAGAAATATTATTAAAAACATTTTAAGTGGTTGTAAAAAAAAAAATAAAATATTTGTTATTCCAAATAGGAAAAAAGCAATATCTTATGCTTATTTCAAAGCAAAAAACAATCATATAATTTTTGTAGCTGGAAAAGGACATGAAAATAAACAAATTTTTCATAATAGATCTATTATTTATTCAGATCAACAAACAATATTAAATTTATTGGAAAAACATATATGA
- the ilvN gene encoding acetolactate synthase small subunit, with translation MRRILSILLENESGSLSRVIGLFSQRGYNIETITLAPTEDPSLSKMTIQTVGNEKSIEQIEKQLHKLIDVLRVTQIGNPYDIVEREIMLLKVQIHNHTRDEIKDITEVFRGQIVDVTSTTYILQLSGKTKKIDSFLKIIRNISEVIEVTRSGIVSIVRG, from the coding sequence ATGCGCAGAATTTTATCTATTTTATTAGAAAACGAATCAGGTTCATTATCACGGGTAATAGGATTATTTTCACAAAGAGGATACAATATAGAAACTATTACATTAGCCCCAACTGAGGATCCTTCTTTATCAAAGATGACTATACAAACAGTCGGAAATGAAAAATCTATTGAACAAATTGAAAAACAATTACATAAATTAATAGATGTACTGCGAGTCACTCAAATTGGAAATCCATATGATATTGTAGAACGTGAAATTATGTTGTTAAAAGTTCAGATTCATAACCATACAAGAGATGAAATAAAAGATATTACTGAAGTATTTCGAGGACAAATTGTAGATGTAACATCTACTACGTACATATTACAATTATCTGGAAAAACAAAAAAAATTGATTCTTTTTTAAAAATAATACGCAATATATCAGAAGTTATTGAAGTTACTCGATCGGGAATTGTAAGTATTGTAAGAGGATGA
- the rsmH gene encoding 16S rRNA (cytosine(1402)-N(4))-methyltransferase RsmH, with amino-acid sequence MNHILKHIPVMKEEIIQALEIKKNGIYIDSTFGMGGHSKEILKKLGKHGRLYSLDKDPLSYAIGKNIQDSRFHIINQNFSKLLDYAQNNQIIGKVHGIIFDLGVSSMQLDNAQRGFSFKQDGPLDMRMNPQSGISAADWLFYSNTKEIAFVLKTFGEERFAKKIAHAIKYFSNIKKITSTLELANIIKKAIPIKHPFKHPARKSFQAIRIYINQELEEIKKALDSTLKILKPGGRILIISFHSLEDRIAKKFITYNSKKAIVPYGMPITEKQLKKLKICKLQMINRILPSQKEINYNPRARSSILRIAEIKQ; translated from the coding sequence ATGAATCATATACTAAAACATATTCCAGTAATGAAAGAAGAAATCATACAGGCTTTAGAAATAAAAAAAAATGGTATTTATATTGATAGCACATTTGGCATGGGTGGACACTCTAAAGAAATTTTAAAAAAATTAGGCAAACACGGAAGATTATATTCTCTTGATAAAGATCCATTGTCTTATGCTATTGGCAAAAATATACAAGATTCACGTTTTCATATTATTAATCAGAATTTTTCAAAATTATTAGATTATGCACAAAATAATCAAATTATAGGAAAAGTTCATGGAATTATCTTTGATTTAGGAGTTTCTTCCATGCAACTTGATAATGCTCAAAGAGGTTTTTCATTTAAACAAGATGGACCTTTAGACATGAGAATGAACCCTCAATCTGGAATTTCTGCTGCAGATTGGTTGTTTTATAGCAATACTAAAGAAATTGCTTTTGTATTAAAAACTTTTGGAGAAGAACGTTTTGCAAAAAAAATCGCTCATGCGATTAAATATTTTAGTAATATAAAAAAAATAACAAGTACTTTAGAATTAGCAAATATTATAAAAAAAGCTATACCAATAAAACATCCTTTTAAACATCCAGCAAGAAAAAGTTTTCAAGCTATTAGAATTTATATTAATCAAGAATTAGAAGAAATAAAAAAAGCTTTAGATAGTACTTTAAAAATATTAAAGCCTGGAGGACGTATATTAATTATTAGTTTTCATTCTTTAGAAGATAGAATAGCAAAAAAATTTATCACATATAATAGTAAAAAAGCCATTGTTCCATATGGAATGCCTATTACAGAAAAACAATTAAAAAAATTAAAAATATGTAAATTGCAGATGATCAATCGTATATTACCGAGTCAAAAAGAAATCAATTATAATCCTAGAGCACGAAGTTCAATACTTAGAATAGCGGAAATAAAACAATAA
- the degP gene encoding serine endoprotease DegP produces MKKLVTILRETILILTVLFSLGMSWRNNAYVEQNKITSKEIYPSLAPMLEKVMPSVISINIEGSTVVHTSRLPHPFQPFFGDNSPFCQENSPFRNSPFCQFSPDNTNEKFRALGSGVIINAEKAYAVTNHHVVENANKIQVQLSDGRRYDAHIIGKDSRSDIALIQLKNASNLKAIKIADSDTLRVGDYTVAIGNPYGLGETVTSGIISALGRSGLNIEHYENFIQTDAAINRGNSGGALVNLNGELIGINTAILAPDGGNIGIGFAIPGNMVKNLTEQMVKFGQVRRGELGIIGMELNSDLAQIMKINIQKGTFVSQVLPNSSAFEAGIKAGDIIISLNKKPIFSFSALRAEIGSLPVTTKMELGIFREGNIKNIIVELKNSHKNHFNSESIYVGIEGIELNNYIFNGKKVIKVTNVKLHSPASKIGFKKNDLIIGVNQKLVSSIEELKLVLDTKPKILVFIVNRDGNTIYLVSS; encoded by the coding sequence ATGAAAAAATTAGTTACAATATTAAGAGAAACAATTCTAATTTTAACTGTATTATTTAGTTTAGGAATGTCTTGGAGAAATAATGCTTATGTTGAACAAAATAAGATTACTTCTAAAGAGATATATCCCAGTTTAGCTCCAATGTTAGAAAAAGTGATGCCTTCAGTAATTAGTATCAATATTGAAGGAAGTACAGTAGTACATACTTCACGTTTACCTCATCCATTTCAACCGTTTTTTGGTGATAATTCACCTTTTTGTCAAGAAAATTCTCCATTTCGTAATTCACCTTTTTGTCAATTTAGTCCTGATAATACTAATGAAAAATTTCGTGCATTAGGTTCAGGTGTTATTATTAATGCTGAAAAGGCATATGCAGTAACTAATCATCATGTGGTAGAAAATGCGAACAAAATTCAAGTACAACTAAGTGATGGACGTCGTTATGATGCGCACATCATTGGAAAAGATTCACGTTCTGATATTGCTTTAATACAATTAAAAAATGCAAGTAATTTAAAGGCTATAAAAATAGCTGATTCTGATACTTTACGGGTAGGAGATTATACTGTAGCTATTGGGAATCCATACGGACTAGGAGAAACAGTTACATCAGGAATTATTTCTGCTTTAGGCCGCAGTGGATTAAATATTGAACATTATGAAAACTTTATTCAAACTGATGCTGCAATTAATAGAGGCAATTCTGGTGGAGCATTAGTTAATTTGAATGGAGAGTTAATTGGTATTAATACTGCTATTTTAGCTCCAGATGGTGGTAATATTGGGATAGGATTTGCTATTCCAGGTAACATGGTTAAAAATTTAACTGAGCAAATGGTAAAATTTGGACAAGTTAGACGCGGAGAGTTAGGTATAATAGGAATGGAACTCAATTCAGATTTAGCACAAATTATGAAAATTAATATACAAAAAGGTACTTTTGTAAGCCAAGTACTACCTAATTCTTCTGCATTTGAAGCAGGTATTAAAGCTGGTGATATTATTATTTCCTTAAATAAAAAACCTATCTTTAGTTTTTCTGCATTACGTGCTGAAATAGGATCATTACCAGTGACTACTAAAATGGAATTAGGAATATTTAGAGAAGGAAATATTAAAAATATTATTGTTGAATTAAAAAATTCTCATAAAAATCATTTTAATTCAGAAAGTATTTATGTCGGAATAGAAGGTATAGAATTAAATAATTATATATTTAATGGGAAAAAAGTTATAAAAGTAACAAATGTTAAATTGCATAGTCCAGCATCAAAAATTGGTTTTAAAAAAAATGATCTGATTATTGGTGTTAATCAAAAATTAGTTAGTAGTATAGAAGAACTAAAACTTGTATTAGATACTAAACCTAAAATTTTAGTGTTTATTGTAAACAGAGATGGTAATACTATATATCTCGTTAGTAGTTAG
- a CDS encoding acetolactate synthase 3 large subunit, translated as MEILSGAEMVIRSLIDQGIQHIFGYPGGAVLDIYDALKTIGGIEHILVRHEQAATHMADGYARSTGKIGVVLVTSGPGATNAITGIATAYMDSIPIVVISGQVSSSLIGYDAFQECDMIGISRPVVKHSFLVKKTEDIPIIFKKAFWLASTGRPGPVVIDLPKDILKKTSNIYYKWPEKINIRSYSPTNKGHIKQIKKALDTFLKAKKPVIYAGGGIISSDSSKELKEFAEKIKCPVTTSLMGLGAFPGNHEQSIAMLGMHGTYEANMTIHNADVIFAIGVRFDDRTTNNLNKYCPNATIIHIDIDPTSISKTVSANIPIVGDAKYVLKKMLELLKKEKIIPSLKDWWKTIKKWKSINSLEYQKNTKQIKPQTVIEILFELTKGNSYITSDVGQHQMFAALYYPFIKPRRWINSGGLGTMGFGLPAALGVKLAYPKETVICVTGDGSIQMNIQELSTARQYNLAILILNLNNSSLGMVKQWQDMIYSGRHSHSYMNSLPNFIKLSESYGHVGIKITKPEELKEKLKLALKQLSNGNLVFVDVQVDNSEHVYPMQIQGGGMNEMWLRKKEAS; from the coding sequence TTGGAAATATTATCAGGAGCCGAAATGGTTATCCGATCATTAATTGATCAAGGAATACAGCATATATTTGGTTATCCTGGCGGTGCTGTACTAGATATTTATGATGCTCTAAAAACTATTGGTGGAATCGAACATATTCTAGTCAGACACGAACAAGCAGCCACTCATATGGCTGATGGTTATGCTCGTTCTACTGGGAAAATAGGTGTAGTGTTAGTTACTTCTGGACCAGGTGCAACTAATGCTATTACTGGTATTGCTACTGCATATATGGATTCGATTCCTATTGTAGTCATATCTGGTCAAGTCTCTTCTTCATTAATTGGATACGATGCTTTTCAAGAATGTGATATGATTGGTATTTCTCGTCCAGTAGTCAAACATAGTTTTTTAGTAAAAAAAACTGAAGATATACCAATAATTTTTAAGAAAGCTTTTTGGTTAGCATCTACTGGCCGTCCAGGACCTGTTGTAATTGATTTACCTAAAGATATCTTAAAAAAGACAAGTAATATTTACTATAAATGGCCAGAAAAGATTAATATACGTTCTTATAGTCCGACGAATAAAGGTCATATTAAACAAATTAAAAAAGCTCTTGACACATTTTTAAAAGCTAAAAAACCTGTAATTTATGCCGGTGGTGGAATTATTAGTTCTGACAGTAGTAAAGAATTAAAAGAGTTTGCAGAAAAAATAAAATGTCCTGTAACAACTTCTTTAATGGGATTAGGTGCATTTCCAGGTAATCATGAGCAAAGCATTGCTATGTTAGGAATGCACGGTACTTATGAAGCTAATATGACAATACATAATGCAGATGTAATTTTTGCAATTGGTGTTAGGTTTGACGATCGTACAACAAACAATTTAAATAAATACTGTCCTAATGCTACTATTATACATATCGATATTGATCCTACTTCTATTTCTAAAACTGTTTCAGCTAATATTCCTATTGTCGGAGATGCAAAATATGTCTTAAAAAAAATGCTAGAGTTGCTGAAAAAAGAAAAAATTATTCCATCTTTAAAAGATTGGTGGAAAACTATTAAAAAATGGAAAAGTATCAATAGTTTAGAATATCAAAAAAATACTAAACAAATCAAACCTCAAACAGTTATTGAAATACTTTTTGAATTAACTAAGGGTAATTCTTATATTACGTCAGATGTTGGACAACATCAAATGTTTGCAGCATTATATTATCCATTTATAAAACCTAGACGTTGGATTAATTCAGGCGGATTAGGTACTATGGGATTTGGACTACCTGCAGCATTAGGTGTAAAATTAGCTTATCCTAAAGAAACTGTTATTTGTGTCACAGGAGACGGTAGTATTCAAATGAATATTCAAGAACTCTCTACAGCACGACAATATAATTTAGCAATATTAATATTAAATCTAAATAATTCTTCTTTAGGTATGGTAAAACAATGGCAAGATATGATTTATTCTGGACGACATTCTCATTCTTATATGAATTCACTTCCAAATTTTATTAAATTATCAGAATCTTATGGACATGTTGGTATTAAAATTACCAAACCTGAAGAATTAAAAGAAAAATTAAAACTAGCATTGAAGCAATTATCTAACGGTAATTTAGTTTTTGTAGATGTTCAAGTAGATAATTCTGAGCACGTTTATCCAATGCAAATTCAAGGTGGTGGAATGAATGAAATGTGGTTAAGGAAAAAAGAGGCTTCCTAA